A window of the Brassica oleracea var. oleracea cultivar TO1000 chromosome C1, BOL, whole genome shotgun sequence genome harbors these coding sequences:
- the LOC106293313 gene encoding V-type proton ATPase subunit G2-like, with protein sequence MESSSNHGGIKLLLAAEHEAQQIVNAARTAKMARLKQAKEEAETEVAEHKASTEHGFQRKLEETSGDSGANVKRLEQETDAKIEQLKNEASRISRDVVDMLLKHVTTVKN encoded by the exons ATGGAATCCAGCAGTAACCATGGAGGGATCAAGCTACTGCTAGCTGCTGAACACGAAGCTCAGCAAATCGTCAATGCCGCTAGGACTG CAAAAATGGCAAGGCTGAAGCAAGCCAAGGAAGAGGCCGAGACAGAGGTTGCTGAGCACAAAGCCAGCACTGAGCATGGTTTCCAGAGGAAACTCGAAGAG ACCAGTGGAGATTCAGGTGCAAACGTGAAGAGGCTAGAGCAGGAGACTGATGCCAAGATCGAGCAGTTGAAGAACGAAGCTTCCAGGATTTCCAGAGATGTTGTGGACATGCTTCTCAAACATGTCACCACCGTGAAGAACTGA
- the LOC106303789 gene encoding cation/H(+) antiporter 17: protein MGTNDTTCPGPMKATSNGVFQGENPLQHALPLLILQICIVLFLTRVLAFLLRPLRQPRVIAEIVGGILLGPSALGKSSKFLNTVFPAKSLTVLDTLANLGLIFFLFLVGLELDPKSLKRTGKKALSIALAGITLPFIFGIGTSFALRSSIADGASKAPFLVFMGVALSITAFPVLARILAEIKLLTTDIGKIALSAAAVNDVAAWILLALAVALSGEGSSPLTSLWVFLAGCGFVLFCIFVLQPGMKWIAKRCPEGEPVKEHYVCLTLGIVLAASFVTDLIGIHALFGAFVIGVIFPKEGNFANSLVEKLEDLVSGLFLPLYFVSSGLKTDVATIQGAQSWGLLVLVIFNACFGKIVGTVVVSLYCKVPLDESLALGFLMNTKGLVELIVLNIGKDRGVLNDQIFAIMVLMAIFTTFMTTPLVLAVYKPGKSSTKGDYNNRTIEETNRSNKPLRLMFCFQSIMNIPTIVNLIEASRGTNRKETLSVYAMHLMELSERSSAILMAHKVRKNGLPFWNKDKSGNSSDMVVVAFEAYQRLSRVSVRPMTAISAMATIHEDICRSAERKRAAMVILPFHKHVRLDRTWETTRNEYRLINKKVMEEAPCSVAILVDRGLGGATRVSSSDFSLAITVLFFGGNDDREALAFAVRMAEHPGISLTVVRFIPSEEFKPENVKLEITEDQTGSCSGETRLVDIEAITELKAKLKEQESSECQIVYEEKIVNCHEEVCKAMDEYSRSNLFLVGKSPEGSVASGLHVMRSDTPELGPVGNLLTSSESVSTSASVLVVQQYVASRDSPVVGVLKNVTKEDSPVKDTESP from the exons ATGGGAACGAACGATACAACATGTCCAGGACCAATGAAAGCAACCTCTAATGGAGTCTTTCAGGGAGAGAATCCTCTGCAACATGCGTTGCCTCTTCTGATACTACAGATCTGCATCGTTCTTTTCCTCACTCGTGTTCTTGCTTTTCTCCTCCGTCCTCTCCGGCAACCACGTGTCATCGCCGAGATAGTG GGTGGAATATTACTTGGACCATCAGCTCTTGGGAAAAGCTCAAAGTTTCTCAACACAGTTTTTCCAGCGAAGAGTCTAACGGTTCTAGACACACTTGCCAACTTAGGACTCATCTTCTTCCTCTTCCTCGTCGGTCTCGAGCTTGACCCTAAATCTCTCAAGCGAACCGGGAAGAAAGCTCTCTCCATCGCACTAGCTGGAATCACTCTCCCATTTATCTTCGGCATCGGAACTTCATTTGCACTGCGTAGCTCCATTGCTGATGGAGCTAGCAAAGCTCCTTTCCTCGTCTTCATGGGCGTTGCTCTCTCCATCACAGCTTTCCCCGTCTTGGCACGTATCCTCGCTGAGATCAAGCTTCTCACAACTGACATTGGGAAGATTGCTTTGTCCGCTGCTGCGGTTAACGACGTGGCGGCTTGGATTCTACTAGCTCTCGCGGTGGCTCTCTCCGGAGAAGGGAGCTCTCCGCTCACTTCTCTATGGGTGTTTCTAGCGGGTTGCGGTTTTGTTTTGTTCTGTATCTTTGTCCTGCAGCCGGGGATGAAGTGGATTGCCAAACGTTGTCCTGAAGGGGAACCGGTTAAAGAGCATTACGTGTGTCTCACGTTAGGTATTGTTCTTGCTGCTAGCTTTGTCACAGACCTTATTGGGATCCACGCGCTGTTCGGTGCCTTTGTGATCGGTGTTATCTTCCCTAAAGAAGGCAATTTCGCAAACTCTCTGGTTGAGAAACTTGAGGATCTCGTATCGGGCCTGTTCTTGCCTCTTTACTTTGTATCAAGCGGTTTGAAGACAGATGTGGCGACCATACAAGGAGCTCAGTCTTGGGGACTATTGGTTTTAGTTATATTCAACGCTTGTTTTGGTAAAATCGTCGGCACAGTGGTGGTTTCTCTTTACTGCAAAGTTCCTCTTGATGAATCATTAGCACTCGGTTTCTTGATGAACACGAAAGGCCTTGTTGAGCTTATTGTCCTCAACATTGGTAAAGACAGAGGG GTTTTGAACGATCAAATATTTGCTATAATGGTACTAATGGCGATTTTCACCACGTTCATGACGACTCCTCTGGTTTTAGCGGTGTATAAACCGGGAAAATCTTCAACCAAAGGCGATTACAATAACCGAACGATCGAGGAAACGAACCGGTCCAACAAACCGCTACGCCTTATGTTTTGTTTCCAAAGCATAATGAACATTCCCACGATCGTCAACCTCATCGAAGCCTCCCGTGGCACGAATCGTAAAGAAACTCTATCAGTCTACGCGATGCATCTCATGGAGCTTTCAGAGAGGTCATCTGCTATACTAATGGCACACAAGGTTAGGAAAAACGGTCTTCCTTTCTGGAACAAAGACAAATCTGGCAACAGTTCCGACATGGTGGTGGTCGCATTCGAGGCTTACCAGAGACTCAGCCGCGTCTCAGTGCGTCCAATGACGGCCATCTCAGCGATGGCGACTATCCACGAAGATATATGCCGAAGCGCTGAACGCAAACGCGCCGCTATGGTGATTCTTCCGTTTCACAAGCACGTTAGGCTGGACAGGACGTGGGAGACGACAAGGAACGAGTACCGTTTGATTAACAAGAAGGTTATGGAGGAAGCTCCGTGTTCTGTCGCGATTCTTGTCGACCGTGGTCTTGGTGGTGCGACTCGTGTCTCGTCTAGTGATTTCTCGTTGGCTATAACGGTTTTGTTTTTTGGAGGGAATGATGATCGCGAGGCGTTGGCGTTTGCGGTGCGTATGGCGGAACATCCTGGTATAAGCTTAACCGTGGTCCGGTTCATTCCTAGCGAGGAGTTTAAACCGGAAAACGTGAAGCTCGAGATAACCGAAGATCAAACCGGTTCGTGTTCAGGGGAAACTAGATTGGTTGATATAGAAGCTATAACCGAACTTAAAGCAAAGCTAAAAGAACAAGAAAGCTCGGAGTGTCAGATTGTATACGAAGAGAAAATTGTTAATTGTCACGAGGAAGTCTGCAAGGCTATGGATGAATATTCAAGAAGCAATCTTTTCTTGGTGGGGAAGTCACCGGAAGGTTCGGTAGCTTCAGGGTTACATGTGATGAGAAGCGACACGCCAGAGCTTGGACCGGTGGGGAATTTGTTAACGTCAAGCGAAAGTGTTTCGACGTCGGCGTCGGTGTTAGTGGTGCAACAGTATGTAGCAAGCCGTGATTCTCCGGTGGTTGGAGTCTTGAAGAACGTCACAAAGGAAGACTCGCCGGTTAAGGATACGGAGAGTCCTTAG